Proteins encoded within one genomic window of Hevea brasiliensis isolate MT/VB/25A 57/8 chromosome 8, ASM3005281v1, whole genome shotgun sequence:
- the LOC110646444 gene encoding NF-X1-type zinc finger protein NFXL2-like, whose product MDDMLVNEAAVMGTVHHVERCVSEHLLAYAIYLWFPVVLRRTKSPLDVVNCVVCLLYVGMDQTARCHGTRSPPNPEFTLKPKKKKPNHQSECTRVFLPFLPRTCCQHLEAERMKVCSNITLFSCDNLCWNPLPCGNHYRTKTRLALKSQSAKSLAQHNGQPFEECHLPCEKLCRKLPNCMYLFAETCHPGQCSPSDKYSRKVTVRFQCQN is encoded by the exons ATGGACGACATGCTTGTAAACGAAGCTGCGGTGATGGGGACTGTCCACCATGTGGAGAGATGTGTCTCAGAACATCTACTTGCTTATGCTATTT ATTTGTG GTTCCCTGTGGTGCTGAGAAGAACCAAAAGCCCCCTAGATGTCGTAAATTGTGTGGTATGCCTCCTTTATGTAGGCATGGATCAGACAGCAAG ATGTCATGGTACAAGATCACCACCTAACCCAGAATTCACATTGAAACCAAAGAAAAAGAAACCAAATCATCAGAGTGAATGTACTAGAGTCTTCCTGCCCTTCTTGCCCAGAACTTGTTGCCAGCACCTTGAAGCAGAGAGGATG AAGGTCTGCTCAAACATAACACTGTTTTCTTGTGATAATTTGTGCTGGAATCCTCTGCCTTGTGGCAATCACTATCGTACGAAAACTCGTCTTGCTTTGAAGAGCCAGTCTGCAAAATCATTGGCTCAGCACAATGGGCAGCCTTTTGAAGAGTGTCATCTTCCTTGTGAAAAG TTATGCAGGAAGTTGCCCAATTGTATGTATCTATTTGCAGAGACCTGTCATCCTGGTCAATGCTCGCCATCTGACAAATACAGCAGAAAG GTTACTGTCCGTTTTCAATGCCAAAATTGA
- the LOC110646451 gene encoding protein EARLY FLOWERING 4, with the protein MDDTSNPKATKRRHKHTSDDDDDDEGDSEVWASFNSTFRLVQSVLDRNRNLIQQVNENHQSRIPDNMVKNVALIQELNGNISKVVSLYSDLSSNFSATYQQRNVNGSGNSNSSGRS; encoded by the coding sequence ATGGATGACACCTCCAATCCCAAAGCCACCAAGCGCCGCCACAAACACACCAGCGACGACGACGACGACGATGAAGGAGACTCTGAGGTCTGGGCAAGTTTCAACTCCACTTTCCGGCTAGTTCAGTCGGTTCTCGATAGGAACAGAAATTTGATCCAACAAGTGAACGAAAATCACCAGTCCAGAATCCCCGACAACATGGTCAAAAACGTTGCCTTGATTCAGGAACTCAACGGTAACATCTCCAAGGTTGTCTCTCTTTACTCCGATTTGTCTTCTAATTTCTCTGCTACTTATCAGCAGCGTAACGTTAATGGCTCCGGTAACAGTAACAGCAGTGGAAGGTCCTAA
- the LOC131182384 gene encoding putative serine/threonine-protein kinase-like protein CCR3 — MAESIYKDEEEGIYQMHNRVDGFNQKVTNVERVILLVNFFLELPSAVLDQLSSERRPKYALLSMLMSFTVLIISIIDLVYKGRKERVTWMKRGLIPWFYFPYPNHKAFGTFPDIVGIVCAIFQCVSTSIAYAFLSQHAHNPMNINVWPVVFASGLLFSRFSGNPPQRRPTPLVRRLQPAVTAEKFTVAQLAAATNFFSPENKIGAGNFAIVYKGELSDGREVAVKRGNRGQKLMNFQGERTLSELASLSRIYHKHLVRPVGYCEDRDERLVVYEYMENGSLHDHLHDKTNNEKNSTIINSWKMRIKIALDAARGIEYLHNSAIPTIIHRDIKSSNILLDSNWTARVSDFGLSLMIPESKPDYRPMMAVGTAGYIDPEYYYLNVLTTKSDVYSLGVVLLELLTGKTAVFKDTDNGGTPKKLVDFAVPKIAIGELVKVLDARVRPPELNEAEAVELVAYTALHCVNLVGLERPTTSNIVANLERALSLFDASMKEY; from the exons ATGGCTGAATCAATCtacaaagatgaagaagaagggaTTTATCAGATGCACAATAGGGTAGATGGCTTCAATCAGAAG gttaccAACGTGGAACGTGTAATCCTCCTTGTGAACTTCTTCTTAGAGCTTCCATCAGCTGTTCTTGATCAACTATCCTCTGAGCGTAGGCCCAAATATGCACTACTTAGTATGCTTATGTCTTTCACAGTCTTGATCATTTCGATCATTGATCTTGTTTACAAGGGTCGGAAAGAAAGAGTTACTTGGATGAAGAGGGGGTTGATACCTTGGTTTTATTTCCCATATCCAAATCACAAAGCTTTTGGGACATTTCCTGATATTGTAGGAATTGTTTGTGCCATCTTTCAATGTGTTTCTACTTCAATAGCTTATGCATTTTTGTCTCAGCATGCTCATAATCCTATGAACATAAATGTTTGGCCTGTAGTCTTTGCCTCTGGTCTATTGTTTTCTAGATTCTCTGGGAATCCTCCACAGAGAAGGCCAACCCCACTTGTAAGGAGACTGCAACCTGCAGTTACAGCAGAGAAATTTACTGTGGCTCAACTTGCTGCAGCCACCAATTTTTTCTCACCAGAAAACAAAATTGGTGCAGGGAACTTTGCAATTGTTTATAAAGGGGAATTATCAGATGGTCGTGAAGTGGCAGTCAAGAGAGGGAACAGAGGTCAAAAGCTGATGAACTTTCAGGGGGAAAGGACTCTATCTGAATTGGCATCCTTGTCAAGGATTTACCACAAGCATTTGGTTAGGCCTGTTGGGTATTGTGAAGATAGGGATGAGAGGCTTGTAGTTTACGAGTACATGGAGAATGGATCTTTACATGATCATTTACATGACAAGACCAATAATGAAAAGAATAGTACCATTATCAATTCCTGGAAAATGAGGATCAAGATTGCATTAGATGCTGCCAGAGGAATTGAATATCTTCACAACTCAGCAATCCCAACCATCATTCACAGAGATATCAAGTCTTCTAACATATTGCTTGACTCGAATTGGACAGCAAGAGTTTCTGATTTCGGATTGTCATTGATGATTCCTGAATCTAAACCTGATTACAGGCCAATGATGGCAGTAGGAACAGCTGGGTACATTGATCCTGAGTACTATTATTTGAACGTATTAACCACAAAAAGTGATGTGTATTCTCTTGGTGTGGTATTACTAGAACTTCTGACAGGGAAAACAGCTGTATTCAAGGACACTGATAATGGAGGCACGCCAAAAAAATTAGTGGATTTTGCAGTGCCTAAAATTGCGATTGGTGAGTTGGTTAAGGTATTGGACGCCAGGGTCAGACCGCCAGAGCTTAATGAAGCAGAGGCAGTGGAGTTGGTGGCATACACTGCACTTCATTGTGTGAACTTGGTAGGGCTAGAAAGGCCAACTACGAGTAACATTGTTGCTAACTTGGAGCGAGCATTGTCTCTCTTTGATGCTAGTATGAAAGAGTATTGA